Proteins encoded in a region of the Orcinus orca chromosome X, mOrcOrc1.1, whole genome shotgun sequence genome:
- the PLXNB3 gene encoding plexin-B3 isoform X1, whose amino-acid sequence MPPTAILCPSPLPRETPLLLPFAAGPAMAPRPPLGACLLLVLPLLCPPLTPTWAHRFPAPNTTLNRLALAPGRGALYVGAVNRLFQLSPALRLESVAVTGPVLDSPDCVPFREPAECPQARLTDNANQLLLVSGRARELVACGQVRQGVCEKRRLEDVAQLLYRAEDPGDGQFVAANAVGVATVGLVVPGPGQDLLLVARGLAGKLSGGVPPLTVRQLAGPQPFSSEGLGRLVVGDLSDYNNSYVAALADARSAYFVFRRRGARAQAEYRSYVARVCLGDANLYSYVEVPLTCRGHGLIQAASLAPGALLGAFAAGPRGAQAALCAFPLADLDATMERARRLCYTTGGRGPGGTEEATVEYGVTSRCVTLPPDSPESYPCGDEHTPSPIAGRQPLEAGPLLQLRNSISAVAALQADGHTIAFLGDVQGQLHKVFLNGTRGQVYHSQQVGPPGSAISPDLLVDSSGSHLYVLTSQQVDRLPVAACPQFPDCSSCLQARDPLCGWCVLQGRCTRKGQCGRAAQPNQWLWSYEDGRCLHIQSLLPAHHPRQEQGQVTLSVPRLPTLTVDEYFHCAFGNYDSLAHVEGTHAACVTPPQDQLPHNPPGTEHITLPLALMFEDVVVATANFSFYDCGAVQALDAAAPCSACVGSRWRCHWCPQSSRCVYGERCPEGERTIYSAQQVDIQVRGPGACPRVEGLVGPLLVPVGWESRLALRVRNLQHFRGLPASYHCWLELPGELQRLPASLEEVAGDAGLIHCQAQQFQPSMAQRELPVPIYVTRGEGQRLDNARTLHVTLYDCAVGHPDCSHCQAASGSLGCLWCSHDRPTCRYGPLCPPGAVELLCPAPSINAIEPLTGPPEGGLALTILGSNLGRDFADVQDAVSVAGRPCSPDPSLYRISARIVCVTSPAPNGTVGPIQVAVKSRPPGISTQHFTYQDPVLLSLSPQWGPQAGGTQLTIHGQHLQTGGNISAFVGSQPCRIREPVCPEAIVCHTTPQASPGEAVVRVVFGRAQRTLLASPFHYTADPQLVAAEPSVSFRGGGRLIRVRGTGLDVVERPLLSVWLEAAEETAVAVQPRDPTPRGSCRAPAAAPQACTQLEGGLLQCSTVCSINSSSLLLCRSPAVPDGASPRRVFFALDNVHVDFARASGGQDFLYQPNPRLAPLSRARPYRLKPGHILDVEGEGLNLGISKEEVRVHIGDGECLVKTLTLTHLYCEPPARAPQPTNGSRPLPQFVVQMGNVRLPLGPVQYEAEPALSAFPVEAQAGLGLGVAVPIAAVLLLTLVYRHKSKQALRDYQKVLVQLENLEIGVGDQCRKEFTDLMTEMTDLSSDLEASGIPFLDYRTYAERVFFPGCGSCPLQPALEGPGEEGRRAPVRQGLMQLSNLLNSKPFLLTLIHTLEEQPSFSQRDRCLVASLLSLALHGKLEYLTDIVRTLLGDLAAHYVQKNPKLMLRRTETMVEKLLTNWVSICLYTFLREVAGEPLYVLLRAIQYQVDKGPVDAVTGKAKRTLNDSRLLREDVEFRTLTLTVLAGPGVGGAAAGSMVQRVPARVLDTDTITQVKEKVLDQVYKGTPFSQRPSVHALDLEWRSGLAGHLTLSDEDLTSVTQNRWKRLNTLQHYKVPDGATVRLIPQLHNGGAISQSPAPSCPSGQSESRGPAAPTCPRVRDVPALEDGEDGGVRLWHLVKVADEPEAAKARRSSLREPERERTRAKAIPEIYLTRLLSMKGTLQKFVDDAFQAILSVNRPVPIAVKYLFDFLDELAEKHGIEDLETLHIWKTNSLLLRFWVNTLKNPQLIFDVRVSDNVDAVLTVIAQTFMDSCTISEHKVGRDSPVNKLLYAREIPRYKQMVERYYSDIRQSSPASYQEMNSALAELSGNYTSAPHCLEALQELYTHIHRYYDQIISALEEDPVGQKMQLACRLQQVAALVENKVTDL is encoded by the exons ATGCCCCCCACAGCCATCCTGTGCCCGTCACCACTGCCCCGGGAGACGCCTCTGCTGCTGCCCTTCGCTGCG GGCCCCGCGATGGCGCCCCGGCCTCCACTGGGCGCCTGCCTGCTGCTTGTGCTGCCGCTGCTGTGCCCACCGCTCACCCCGACGTGGGCACACCGCTTCCCAGCGCCCAATACCACCCTCAACCGCTTGGCGCTGGCCCCAGGCCGGGGCGCGCTCTACGTGGGCGCGGTGAACCGCCTTTTCCAGCTCAGCCCCGCGCTGCGGCTCGAGTCGGTGGCCGTCACAGGCCCGGTCCTCGACAGCCCCGACTGCGTGCCCTTCCGGGAGCCGGCCGAGTGCCCGCAGGCCCGGCTCACCGACAACGCCAACCAACTGCTGCTGGTGAGCGGCCGGGCCCGGGAGCTGGTGGCCTGCGGGCAGGTGCGGCAGGGAGTGTGTGAGAAGCGGCGCCTCGAGGATGTGGCGCAGCTGCTGTACCGGGCCGAGGACCCCGGCGACGGGCAGTTCGTGGCTGCCAATGCCGTGGGCGTGGCTACGGTGGGCCTGGTGGTGCCCGGGCCAGGCCAGGACCTCCTGCTGGTGGCCAGGGGCCTGGCGGGCAAGCTGTCGGGCGGGGTGCCACCCCTGACCGTGCGCCAGCTGGCTGGGCCACAGCCCTTCTCCAGCGAGGGCCTGGGCCGCTTGGTGGTGGGCGACCTCTCCGACTACAACAACAGCTACGTGGCGGCCCTCGCTGACGCTCGCTCGGCCTACTTCGTCTTCCGCCGCCGTGGGGCCCGGGCACAGGCCGAGTACCGCTCCTACGTGGCTCGGGTCTGCCTGGGGGATGCCAACCTCTACTCCTACGTGGAGGTGCCCCTCACCTGCCGGGGCCACGGCCTCATCCAGGCCGCCTCCCTCGCCCCAGGCGCCTTACTGGGAGCGTTTGCTGCCGGCCCGAGGGGGGCGCAGGCGGCCCTGTGCGCCTTTCCCCTGGCCGACCTGGACGCGACCATGGAGCGGGCCCGGCGCCTTTGCTACACCACGGGCGGCCGGGGCCCCGGCGGCACGGAGGAAGCCACCGTGGAGTACGGCGTCACATCGCGCTGCGTCACCCTGCCGCCC GACTCCCCCGAGTCATACCCCTGTGGCGACGAACACACCCCGAGCCCCATTGCGGGCCGCCAGCCCCTGGAGGCGGGGCCTCTGCTGCAGCTCAGAAACTCCATCAGCGCAGTCGCAGCCCTCCAGGCAGACGGACACACGATAGCGTTCCTGGGGGACGTCCAGGGCCAGCTGCATAAA GTCTTCCTCAATGGCACCCGAGGCCAGGTGTACCACTCACAACAAGTGGGGCCCCCGGGCTCGGCCATCAGCCCCGACCTGCTGGTGGACAGCAGCGGCAGCCACCTCTACGTGCTGACTTCCCAGCAG GTGGACCGCTTACCCGTGGCAGCCTGCCCCCAGTTCCCCGACTGCAGCAGCTGCCTCCAGGCCCGGGACCCCCTGTGCGGCTGGTGCGTCCTGCAGGGCAG GTGTACCCGCAAGGGCCAATGCGGGCGGGCAGCCCAGCCCAACCAGTGGCTATGGAGCTACGAGGACGGCCGctgcctgcacatccagagcctgctGCCGGCCCACCATCCCCGCCAGGAGCAGGGCCAG GTCACCTTGTCTGTGCCCCGGCTGCCCACCCTCACCGTGGACGAATACTTCCACTGTGCCTTTGGGAACTATGACAGCTTGGCTCACGTGGAAGGGACCCACGCGGCCTGCGTCACCCCTCCCCAAGACCAGCTGCCGCATAACCCTCCAGGCACAG AGCACATCACCTTGCCCCTGGCCCTGATGTTCGAGGACGTGGTCGTGGCTACCGCCAACTTCTCCTTCTACGACTGCGGTGCCGTGCAGGCCTTGGACGCGGCTGCCCC GTGCAGTGCTTGTGTGGGCAGCCGCTGGAGGTGCCACTGGTGCCCCCAGAGCAGCCGCTGTGTGTACGGGGAACGCTGCCCGGAGGGCGAGAGGACCATCTACAGTGCCCAACAG GTGGACATCCAGGTGCGGGGCCCAGGGGCTTGTCCCCGGGTCGAGGGCCTGGTAGGCCCCCTCCTGGTGCCTGTGGGCTGGGAGAGCCGTTTGGCCCTGCGCGTGCGGAACCTTCAGCATTTCCGG GGCCTGCCTGCCTCCTACCACTGCTGGCTGGAGCTGCCCGGAGAACTGCAGAGGCTGCCagcctccctggaggaggtggccgGGGACGCCGGCCTCATCCACTGCCAGGCCCAGCAG TTCCAGCCCTCCATGGCCCAGCGGGAGCTCCCGGTGCCCATCTACGTCACCCGGGGCGAGGGCCAGAGGCTGGACAATGCCCGCACTCTTCATG TGACCCTGTACGACTGCGCGGTGGGCCACCCCGACTGCAGCCACTGCCAGGCGGCCAGCGGGAGCCTGGGCTGCCTGTGGTGCAGCCACGACCGGCCCACCTGCCGCTACGGGCCGCTGTGCCCGCCGGGGGCCGTGGAGCTGCTGTGTCCCGCACCCAGCATCAACGCG ATTGAGCCCCTGACCGGCCCTCCTGAGGGCGGCTTGGCCCTCACCATCCTGGGCTCCAACCTGGGCCGGGACTTTGCCGACGTGCAGGACGCCGTGAGCGTGGCTGGCCGGCCCTGCAGCCCTGACCCCTCTCTCTACCGCATCTCTGCCCG AATTGTGTGTGTGACATCTCCTGCCCCCAACGGCACCGTGGGCCCAATCCAAGTGGCCGTTAAGAGTCGGCCACCGGGCATCTCAACCCAGCACTTCACCTACCAG GACCCCGTCCTGCTGAGCCTGAGTCCCCAGTGGGGCCCCCAGGCAGGGGGCACCCAGCTCACCATCCATGGGCAGCACCTGCAGACGGGAGGCAACATCAGTGCCTTTGTGGGCAGCCAGCCCTGTCGTAT AAGGGAGCCAGTGTGTCCTGAGGCCATCGTGTGCCACACCACGCCCCAGGCCAGCCCAGGAGAAGCTGTGGTTCGAGTGGTCTTCGGCCGTGCCCAGCGCACGCTGCTCGCCAGCCCCTTCCACTACACCGCCGACCCCCAGCTCGTGGCGGCGGAGCCCAGCGTCAGCTTCCGGGG GGGCGGGCGGCTGATCCGAGTCAGGGGCACGGGCCTGGACGTGGTAGAGCGGCCCCTGCTGTCCGTGTGGCTGGAGGCCGCGGAGGAGACGGCTGTGGCGGTGCAGCCCCGGGACCCGACCCCCAGGGGGAGCTGTCGGGCCCCCGCCGCAGCGCCCCAGGCTTGCACCCAGCTTGAGGGGGGCCTGCTGCAG TGCTCCACCGTCTGCTCCATCAACTCGTCCAGCCTCCTCCTGTGCCGGAGCCCTGCAGTGCCGGACGGGGCCAGCCCTCGGCGCGTCTTCTTCGCCCTGGACAACGTGCATGTGGACTTCGCCCGTGCCAGTGGGGGCCAGGACTTCCTGTACCAGCCCAACCCCCGCCTGGCCCCGCTCAGCCGCGCCCGCCCCTACCGCCTCAAGCCAGGCCACATCCTGGATGTGGAG GGTGAGGGTCTCAACCTGGGCATCAGCAAGGAGGAGGTGCGCGTGCACATCGGCGACGGCGAGTGCCTGGTGAAGACTCTCACGCTCACCCACCTGTACTGCGAGCCGCCCGCGCGGGCCCCGCAGCCCACCAACGGCTCCAGACCCCTGCCGCAGTTCGTG GTGCAGATGGGCAACGTGCGGCTGCCACTGGGCCCCGTCCAGTACGAGGCTGAGCCCGCGCTCTCTGCCTTCCCCGTGGAGGCCCAGGCGGGCCTGGGCCTGGGCGTGGCCGTGCCGATCGCCGCCGTGCTCCTCCTGACCCTCGTGTACAG GCACAAGAGCAAGCAGGCCCTGCGGGACTACCAGAAGGTTCTGGTGCAGCTGGAGAACCTGGAGATCGGCGTAGGCGACCAGTGCCGAAAGGAGTTCACAG ACCTGATGACGGAGATGACTGACCTCAGCAGCGACCTGGAGGCCAGCGGGATCCCCTTCCTGGACTACCGCACATACGCCGAGCGCGTCTTCTTCCCCGGGTGCGGCAGCTGCCCGCTGCAGCCTGCCCTCGAGGGGCCCGGGGAAGAGGGCCGCCGCGCGCCGGTGCGCCAGGGCCTCATGCAGCTCTCCAACCTGCTCAACAGCAAGCCCTTCCTCCTTACG CTCATCCACACCCTGGAGGAGCAGCCCAGCTTCTCCCAGCGGGACCGCTGCCTCGTGGCCTCGCTGCTGTCCCTGGCACTGCACGGCAAGCTCGAGTACCTGACCGACATCGTGAGGACGCTGCTCGGAGACCTGGCTGCCCATTACGTGCAGAAGAACCCCAAGCTCATGCTACGCAG GACGGAGACTATGGTGGAGAAGCTGCTCACCAACTGGGTGTCCATCTGTCTCTACACCTTCCTGAGG GAGGTAGCGGGTGAGCCGCTCTACGTGCTCCTGCGGGCCATCCAGTACCAGGTGGACAAGGGCCCTGTGGACGCCGTGACAGGCAAGGCAAAACGGACCCTGAACGACAGCCGCCTGCTGCGGGAGGACGTGGAGTTCCGAACCCTGACGCTGACGGTGCTGGCTGGCCCGGGGGTTGGCGGGGCTGCGGCGGGCAGCATGGTGCAGCGCGTGCCTGCCCGGGTGCTCGACACGGACACAATCACCCAGGTCAAGGAGAAGGTGCTGGACCAAGTCTACAAGGGCACCCCCTTCTCCCAGAGGCCCTCAGTGCACGCCCTAGACCTCG AGTGGCGCTCAGGCCTGGCTGGTCACCTAACCCTGTCGGACGAGGACCTGACCTCAGTGACACAGAACCGCTGGAAGAGACTCAACACCCTGCAGCACTACAAG GTCCCGGATGGAGCCACGGTGAGGCTCATTCCCCAGCTGCACAACGGAGGCGCCATCTCCCAGAGCCCGGCCCCGAGCTGCCCCTCTGGGCAGAGTGAGTCCCGTGGCCCAGCCGCACCAACCTGCCCCCGAGTTCGAG ACGTCCCCGCGCTGGAGGACGGTGAGGACGGCGGGGTCCGCCTCTGGCACCTGGTGAAAGTCGCCGATGAGCCAGAAGCAGCGAAGGCGCGGCGCAGCAGCCTGAGGGAGCCGGAGCGGGAGCGGACGCGGGCCAAGGCCATTCCGGAGATCTACCTCACCCGCCTGCTGTCCATGAAG GGCACACTGCAGAAGTTTGTGGACGACGCCTTCCAGGCCATCCTCAGCGTGAACCGGCCTGTGCCCATCGCTGTCAAGTACCTGTTTGACTTCCTGGACGAGCTGGCCGAGAAGCACGGCATTGAGGACCTGGAGACCTTACACATCTGGAAGACTAACAG CCTGCTCTTGAGGTTCTGGGTGAACACCCTGAAGAACCCACAGCTCATCTTTGACGTGCGGGTGTCGGACAACGTGGACGCCGTCCTCACCGTCATTGCCCAGACCTTCATGGACTCCTGCACCATCTCGGAGCATAAAGTGGGCCGG GATTCCCCCGTGAACAAACTACTCTACGCCCGGGAGATCCCTCGCTACAAGCAGATGGTGGAGAG GTACTACTCCGACATTCGCCAGAGCTCTCCGGCGAGCTACCAGGAGATGAACTCGGCCCTGGCCGAGCTCTCGGGG AATTACACCTCCGCTCCCCACTGTCTGGAAGCTCTGCAAGAACTCTACACCCACATCCACAGGTACTACGACCAG ATCATCAGTGCCCTGGAGGAGGACCCTGTGGGCCAGAAGATGCAACTGGCCTGCCGCCTGCAGCAGGTTGCCGCCCtggtggagaacaaggtgactgACCTGTGA